The DNA region GGCGACGGTGGCGAAGTTCCTCCCGTCCAGGAGCCTGCGGGTGTCGTCATCGAAAGTCGCGGACATCGGGTTCCCCTCATGATGTTGATGCTCGTGAGTAGGAACAACAGCGGGCGTCCGGGTCTTCCCGTAGATCAGCCCGGTCCGGCGTCGTGGACGTAGCGGGCGACCTGAACCCGGTTGGTGACCTCTAGTTTGGCGAACACGGTTCCGACATGCGTCTTGACCGTGGCCACACCCAGGTTCAGCGCGTGCGCGATCTCGGTGTTCGTCATCCCTTCGCTGACCGCGACCGCGACGACGCGTTCCCGGTCGGTGAGCCGGTTGAGCAGCGCGCGCGCCGTGCGCTGCCGGGAGTCGTCCGACCTGGTGACCGCGGCGATGAGCTGGGTGGTGACGCTGGGGGAGAGCATGGGCTCGCCGAGGGCGACCCGGCGCACGGCGACGACGATGTCGGCGGGGGCGGTGTCCTTGAGCAGGAAGCCCGCCACGCCGTGCCGCAGCGCGGTCACGACTGTCTCGTCGGTGTCGAAGGTGGTCAGGATGATGATCCGCGCCGTCGTGCCCAGGTCGCGCAGCCGCCGGGCGGCGGCCAGACCGTCCAGCCGCGGCATTCGGATGTCCATCAGGACGACCTGGGGCGACTCGCGCTCGACGACCTGGATCGCCTCGTGTCCATCGCACGCCTCGCCCACCACATCGATGTCCTGGGCCCCGCCCAGGATCATCCGCAGACCCGCGCGCACCAGCGGATCGTCATCGACCACGACGACCCGCACCGCTCTCAGCTCGGCCATGGCAGCCTCGCGCGCACGAGGAAGGTCCCGTCCGGCCCGGGTCCGTATTCCAGCGCCCCACCCGCCAGCGAGGCTCGTTCGGTCAGTCCGGCCAGACCGACGCCTGCCGATGGCAGGTCCAGCCCAACGCCATCGCCTATCGGATTGCGCACCTCGATCTCCAGCAGACCACCGGGCGTGCCGGACAGTCGCACCATGACCGGCTGACCGGGCGCGTGCTTGCGGGCGTTGGTCAGCGTCTCTTGGACGATTCGGAACGACGTGCGCGACAGCGTCTCCGGCAGCGCGGGCAGCCTCTCGCCCGGTAGGCCTGAGGTGTCGAGCAGGACAGTCGAACCGGCCTCGCGAGCGTCGGCGAGGAGGGCGGGCAGCTCCGCGAGGGTCGGCTGAGGCCGCTCGACATCCGCGGTGCCGGATCGCAGGACGCCCAGCACCTCGCGGAGTTCGCTCAGCGCGAGTCGCGCGTTGGCCTGGATGGTCTGGGCGGTCTCGCTGGTCTGCGCGCGGCTCAGGTCCTCGCGGTAGGCGAGGGCGCCCGCGTGCAGTGCCACCAAGGAGATCCGGTGCGCCAGGACGTCATGCATCTCCTGGGCGATCCTGGTCCGCTCGGCGTCGCGGGCCACCTTCGTCGTCAAGGCCTGCTCCCGTTCGGCGATCAGCACCCGCTCGTACAGCGAGGCCACCAGCTCGCGGCGGGCCGCGATGTAGAACCCGGTGATCACCGCGGCCGCGAAGAACATCAGGCCGAGAACGATACTGCCCACTGAGGTGTAGACGCTGTCATCGACGAACGAGAATCGCGGCCAGTACAGCACCTCCGACAGGACCTGACAGCCGAGGAACCCGGCGCCGGTGGCGGCGACCCAGCCGCGCCTGCGCCAGGTGGCCATCGAGACGATCGCCAGTGCCGCCGGGCCCATGCAGGTCGCCGACAACGCCATCGCCGAGGTCGTCAGGATCGCGACCGCCAGCGGGTGGCGCCTGCGCAGCGTAAGGACGGCGAGTCCGGCCACGCCGAGCACGAAGTCGAGCAGGAGCACCGCGCCGATGGTGTCCTCTTGCGCCGCGGTCAGCGGGACGGACAGCTGCTCGGTGGCCCACGCGGTCCAGGCCATCGCTCCGGCCGTGCCCGCGACCAGGTAGCGCCAGACCCGCGACCAGGGGCGCAGCGTCGGGTGCGACTGGTGCATGGGGTCAGCCTAGGCAGCGGCGGCCGGTCGCGGATCCACCCTGCGGCGCCGAGCGCCTCCACCGAAAGGTGGAGACCGCCGAGACCGGCGGGGGAGGTGCCCGACGCGAACGCCCTGAATCGTGGTCATCACCCGAAAGCGTGTCGCCACAAGGAGTTTCCGATGATGACCCCCAAGACCCTCGCGCGGATCGCGGGCCTGCTCTACCTGACTCTCGCCGTCCTTGGCGGCTGGGCACAGCTGGCCGTGCGCGGCACCGTCTATGTCCCCGGCGACGCCACCGCCACGGCCGCCAACCTCGTCAACCACGAGACGCTGTTCCGCTTGGGCTTGGTCGCCGACATCCTCATGGCGATCGTCTTCGTCTTCCTCGGGCTGGTCCTGCACCGCCTGCTGCGGCACGTCAACGAGCTGGCCGCGACAGCGCTTGTGGTGTTCGTGGCCGTCGGTGCGGGGGCCATTCTCGTGAACCTCACCTTCCATGTCGGTGCGCTGCTGGTGCCCGGTGATCCGGCGATGGCGCTGCTGATGCTCGACCTGCACCACAACGGCTACATCCTCGGCGGCGTCTTCTTCGGCCTGTGGCTGCTGCCGATGGGCTACCTCGCCCACCGGTCGAGCCTGTTCCCGTCCTGGCTCGGCGTGCTGCTCGTCATCGGCTGCTTCGCCTGGATCGCCGACCCGGTGATCCACTTCGCGCTGCCGGACGCGCCGAGCCTGGTCCGTGGCGCGGTGTCCGTCCCGACCGCCATCGCGGAGTTCGGTCTGATCTTGTACCTGCTCATCCGCGGTGTGCGGACCCCGAGGGCCGTCAGTGTGTCCTAATCGGACAGTCGGGCCGACAGTGCCCGCACCAGCGGCTCGGTGTCGACCGGCTTGCCTTGCTCCTCCAAGGTTCGTACCAGAGTCCCCAGCACCGCGCCCACCGT from Alloactinosynnema sp. L-07 includes:
- a CDS encoding response regulator transcription factor, whose product is MAELRAVRVVVVDDDPLVRAGLRMILGGAQDIDVVGEACDGHEAIQVVERESPQVVLMDIRMPRLDGLAAARRLRDLGTTARIIILTTFDTDETVVTALRHGVAGFLLKDTAPADIVVAVRRVALGEPMLSPSVTTQLIAAVTRSDDSRQRTARALLNRLTDRERVVAVAVSEGMTNTEIAHALNLGVATVKTHVGTVFAKLEVTNRVQVARYVHDAGPG
- a CDS encoding sensor histidine kinase; translated protein: MHQSHPTLRPWSRVWRYLVAGTAGAMAWTAWATEQLSVPLTAAQEDTIGAVLLLDFVLGVAGLAVLTLRRRHPLAVAILTTSAMALSATCMGPAALAIVSMATWRRRGWVAATGAGFLGCQVLSEVLYWPRFSFVDDSVYTSVGSIVLGLMFFAAAVITGFYIAARRELVASLYERVLIAEREQALTTKVARDAERTRIAQEMHDVLAHRISLVALHAGALAYREDLSRAQTSETAQTIQANARLALSELREVLGVLRSGTADVERPQPTLAELPALLADAREAGSTVLLDTSGLPGERLPALPETLSRTSFRIVQETLTNARKHAPGQPVMVRLSGTPGGLLEIEVRNPIGDGVGLDLPSAGVGLAGLTERASLAGGALEYGPGPDGTFLVRARLPWPS
- a CDS encoding DUF4386 domain-containing protein; translation: MTPKTLARIAGLLYLTLAVLGGWAQLAVRGTVYVPGDATATAANLVNHETLFRLGLVADILMAIVFVFLGLVLHRLLRHVNELAATALVVFVAVGAGAILVNLTFHVGALLVPGDPAMALLMLDLHHNGYILGGVFFGLWLLPMGYLAHRSSLFPSWLGVLLVIGCFAWIADPVIHFALPDAPSLVRGAVSVPTAIAEFGLILYLLIRGVRTPRAVSVS